A stretch of Candidatus Bathyarchaeia archaeon DNA encodes these proteins:
- a CDS encoding Zn-ribbon domain-containing OB-fold protein: protein MASSHNTIESFYKAIAEGKLVAGKCRVCNKLLVPPRPLCPHCYSSNFEEVVLKGKGKLLSYTIIHVAPPQFRAMAPYTVGIVELEEGPRILGVIHSPSGRPLKIGQEMTVSFDTNVHPTWPKWPRYFFKPAEDVDSKSWTS, encoded by the coding sequence GTGGCTTCGTCCCATAACACTATAGAGAGTTTCTATAAGGCCATAGCTGAAGGGAAGCTTGTGGCTGGCAAGTGTAGAGTGTGCAATAAACTTCTAGTTCCACCAAGACCCCTCTGTCCTCACTGCTATTCCTCAAACTTTGAGGAGGTCGTGCTCAAGGGTAAAGGTAAACTTTTATCGTACACAATAATCCATGTTGCGCCTCCGCAATTTCGAGCTATGGCGCCTTACACGGTGGGTATTGTAGAGTTAGAGGAAGGCCCCCGAATACTAGGCGTCATCCATTCCCCGAGTGGCAGACCCTTAAAAATCGGGCAGGAGATGACCGTGAGCTTCGATACCAATGTCCACCCCACATGGCCGAAGTGGCCGCGATACTTCTTCAAGCCCGCGGAGGATGTTGATTCAAAATCTTGGACGAGCTGA
- a CDS encoding FAD-binding oxidoreductase: protein MGKADVVVVGGGVVGLSTAYNLAKRDVKKVAVLERRYVGSGASTRNACGITDQLGAKENIALAKESKKIYENLSKELSFNILYVRGGGLIIATTEREARILRDNVATQNSLGVNSRLLTPGEVRELVPCINGEAVINASYDPTDCKAHHDAVVWAYERAAKRLGVEINTYTEVKAIEVEGGKVRSVITDRGDVETEVVVNAAGMFSSDVAKMAGIELPIKLRRVEAMVTESLKYFLDPRILSLNEHLFLTQTLRGELMGGMAVDEKLHDVTLQSSLSFLEAFSKKIVKLIPRMQFLNMIRQWVGYFDVTPDGSPIIGPVDEVEGFVQANGFNGYGFTLAPIIGKLVAEWITTGKTSIPIEPYNLNRFKEDRLLPENTVFH, encoded by the coding sequence ATGGGGAAGGCTGATGTCGTTGTGGTGGGGGGTGGTGTAGTAGGCCTCTCCACAGCCTACAACTTAGCAAAAAGGGACGTGAAGAAGGTTGCAGTCTTAGAGAGACGGTATGTGGGCAGCGGCGCCTCAACTCGGAATGCCTGCGGCATTACAGACCAGCTCGGCGCGAAGGAGAACATCGCCCTAGCCAAGGAGAGCAAAAAGATCTACGAGAACCTATCAAAGGAGTTAAGCTTCAATATACTTTATGTGCGAGGGGGCGGCCTCATAATCGCAACCACGGAGAGGGAGGCTAGAATCCTTAGAGATAATGTCGCAACGCAGAACTCATTAGGAGTTAACAGTCGCCTCCTCACTCCGGGGGAAGTGAGGGAACTAGTCCCGTGCATAAATGGAGAGGCTGTAATTAATGCCTCCTACGACCCAACTGACTGCAAAGCTCACCACGACGCTGTCGTCTGGGCATATGAAAGAGCCGCTAAAAGACTTGGCGTCGAGATAAACACCTACACGGAGGTGAAAGCGATAGAGGTGGAGGGCGGAAAGGTTAGGTCTGTAATTACTGATAGGGGTGATGTCGAGACTGAAGTAGTCGTCAATGCCGCGGGGATGTTTTCTAGCGATGTGGCAAAGATGGCTGGCATTGAACTTCCGATCAAGCTACGTAGGGTTGAGGCAATGGTAACCGAGTCTCTGAAATATTTCCTAGATCCTAGAATCCTCTCGTTGAATGAGCACCTTTTCCTCACTCAGACTCTGAGGGGGGAATTGATGGGCGGAATGGCTGTTGACGAGAAGCTACACGATGTAACATTACAATCCAGTCTGAGCTTCCTTGAAGCCTTTTCCAAAAAGATAGTCAAGCTCATACCGCGGATGCAGTTTCTTAACATGATACGCCAGTGGGTTGGCTACTTCGACGTAACCCCAGACGGCAGCCCGATTATCGGCCCTGTTGATGAGGTTGAAGGGTTTGTCCAAGCCAATGGCTTCAATGGTTACGGTTTCACTTTGGCGCCTATTATTGGGAAGCTAGTGGCAGAATGGATAACGACTGGTAAGACAAGCATCCCCATAGAGCCCTATAACCTTAACAGATTCAAGGAAGACAGATTACTACCTGAGAATACAGTTTTCCATTAG
- a CDS encoding (2Fe-2S)-binding protein, with amino-acid sequence MKERKVVCLCEDISEDEIRDAIRLGFDDIETLKRYTGATTGPCQGKFCLLHLLRILAAEKGLKMDEMRITTARPPNRPVLIGALAGESK; translated from the coding sequence ATGAAAGAGAGGAAAGTAGTCTGCTTGTGTGAGGACATAAGCGAAGATGAAATAAGAGACGCCATAAGACTGGGATTCGACGACATTGAGACTCTAAAACGTTATACCGGCGCTACGACAGGACCATGCCAAGGGAAATTCTGTCTGCTACACCTCCTCAGAATCTTGGCTGCTGAGAAGGGGCTTAAGATGGATGAGATGCGTATAACAACTGCTAGGCCGCCAAATAGGCCTGTTTTGATCGGAGCCTTGGCTGGTGAGTCGAAGTGA
- a CDS encoding 4Fe-4S binding protein has product MGEYMKRGAITSKELLDTPTLERLKRGWVAVIECPQSIPCDACLHACQQKAVKMERICDVPRLDLEKCIGCSKCMDACPGLAIFMMGLSETGKILVTIPYELLTSLKSGDLVKALDREGNVIGEAKVVRVFTLKGTTKSTYVTVEVDPKIGFEVRFIEE; this is encoded by the coding sequence TTGGGCGAATACATGAAGCGAGGAGCCATCACCTCTAAGGAGCTGTTGGACACTCCTACGCTCGAGAGGCTGAAGAGGGGGTGGGTTGCCGTAATTGAGTGCCCCCAAAGTATACCGTGTGATGCGTGCCTCCACGCTTGCCAGCAGAAAGCCGTCAAGATGGAGCGCATATGTGATGTTCCAAGACTTGATCTAGAGAAGTGTATAGGATGCTCTAAATGTATGGACGCCTGCCCAGGTCTAGCTATCTTCATGATGGGACTCAGTGAGACTGGGAAAATTCTCGTCACAATCCCCTACGAGCTTCTAACCTCACTAAAGAGTGGAGACCTCGTAAAGGCGCTAGATAGGGAGGGTAACGTTATTGGCGAGGCAAAGGTTGTTAGGGTCTTCACGCTCAAGGGGACGACAAAATCAACCTACGTGACGGTTGAGGTAGATCCCAAAATAGGTTTTGAGGTGCGATTCATAGAGGAGTAG
- a CDS encoding FAD-dependent oxidoreductase, which translates to MRSRYGLESRIKEHPILTFKRGKEVKITFNGREVIAYEGEPIAAALYAEGVRILTHSLKYHRPKGFFCAIGKCSSCLMRVNGVPNVKTCVTQVKDGMVVETQRARKSVLENILILADRFKPLLYAGSQYHMLTGSKLGWRLIQKVIKSTVGFGEFPNPNTPSGNFQQSESRETDLAVIGGGPAGLSAAIYGARLGLNVVLIDENPTLGGQLVKQTHRFFGSKEYYAGTRGFEIGRMLERDLKEAGKVEVLLNSTAIGIYPGRVVGVVQKSGFCQERLVKVKAKRIVVATGAYERTLIFENNDLPGIMGAGGVQTLMNVHGIRPGSNGLIIGAGNVGLILAYQLLQAGVKVSAIVEAMPRIGGYFVHAAKVRRMKVPIYTSHTILRALGREKVEGAVVAQLDEKWKPIAGSEKRVECDFICVAVGLSPSFEFLYQAGCDLRYVPELGGIVPYQNEFMETSQEGLYVAGDTSGVEEATAAILGGRIAGLSAVLSLSRGGEEVEQLRSKFVKDLEDFRRNPIGERIMEGKKKVKLKR; encoded by the coding sequence ATGCGGAGTAGATACGGTTTGGAGAGCCGGATAAAAGAGCACCCAATCCTAACCTTCAAGAGAGGCAAAGAGGTCAAGATAACCTTCAATGGTAGAGAGGTAATAGCGTATGAGGGCGAACCTATAGCTGCAGCCCTCTACGCCGAAGGTGTCAGGATACTTACCCACAGTTTGAAATATCACAGGCCAAAGGGATTCTTCTGCGCCATAGGGAAGTGTTCTTCTTGCCTTATGCGGGTAAATGGGGTGCCTAACGTCAAGACTTGCGTGACTCAGGTGAAGGATGGAATGGTCGTCGAGACGCAGAGGGCGCGTAAATCGGTTTTAGAGAACATACTTATCTTGGCTGACAGGTTCAAACCTCTACTCTACGCTGGTTCCCAATATCACATGTTAACGGGCTCTAAGCTTGGGTGGAGATTAATTCAGAAGGTTATCAAGTCGACGGTTGGCTTCGGTGAATTCCCAAATCCGAACACACCGTCTGGTAACTTCCAACAATCCGAATCTAGGGAGACGGATCTTGCAGTGATAGGCGGCGGCCCCGCCGGCCTCTCGGCTGCAATCTACGGTGCCAGATTAGGGCTGAACGTGGTGCTAATAGATGAAAATCCTACCTTGGGGGGGCAGCTCGTTAAACAGACGCACCGCTTCTTTGGGTCGAAGGAGTATTACGCTGGGACAAGGGGCTTCGAGATCGGCCGCATGTTAGAGAGAGACCTCAAGGAGGCTGGCAAAGTTGAGGTTCTTCTGAACTCTACGGCGATAGGGATCTACCCCGGCAGAGTTGTAGGGGTGGTTCAGAAGAGCGGATTCTGCCAGGAGCGCCTCGTGAAGGTTAAAGCTAAGAGAATCGTCGTGGCGACAGGTGCCTACGAGCGGACACTAATCTTCGAGAATAATGACCTCCCAGGGATCATGGGGGCTGGTGGTGTTCAGACTTTAATGAATGTTCACGGAATAAGGCCTGGGAGTAATGGTTTGATAATTGGGGCTGGGAATGTGGGACTAATCTTAGCTTACCAACTTCTCCAGGCTGGTGTCAAAGTCTCGGCGATTGTGGAGGCTATGCCAAGGATAGGAGGCTACTTTGTCCACGCAGCCAAGGTCAGAAGGATGAAGGTGCCAATCTACACAAGCCACACCATTCTAAGGGCTTTGGGACGGGAGAAGGTGGAGGGTGCTGTAGTAGCCCAGCTTGACGAGAAGTGGAAGCCTATCGCAGGCAGCGAGAAGAGAGTAGAATGTGACTTCATTTGTGTAGCCGTCGGGCTCAGCCCAAGCTTCGAGTTTCTGTACCAAGCTGGCTGCGACCTTCGATACGTTCCTGAGCTTGGAGGGATAGTTCCCTACCAAAACGAGTTCATGGAGACATCGCAGGAGGGCCTCTATGTGGCTGGTGACACCTCTGGTGTAGAAGAAGCCACCGCCGCGATATTAGGTGGGAGGATAGCGGGTCTCTCAGCTGTGTTAAGCTTATCCAGAGGAGGCGAAGAGGTGGAGCAGCTACGCTCAAAGTTCGTGAAGGATTTGGAGGATTTCAGACGTAATCCCATAGGGGAGAGGATCATGGAAGGCAAGAAGAAGGTCAAGCTCAAGAGGTGA
- a CDS encoding class I SAM-dependent methyltransferase family protein has protein sequence MPSRRSFKDYLRGTLTLEELNCLRSSLEIIGDIAILKLPEALTGKQSVIAEAIMSWNRHIKVVLKQTSPVRGEFRLRGLSWVAGERRTETVHREHGCQFMIDLTKAYFSPRLQFERKRVAELVKPGETVLNMFAGVGCFSILIAKLAKPAKVYSIDLNPTAIEYLNQNIRLNKVEDVVIPILGDAKEIVSQHVIGPADRVLLPLPEKAYEYLDVALSALSGGRGTLHYYDFVKTCDSHSYPKPLIEAVISKLRGLGGTPLLEGWRTVRSVGPGWYQVALDIKCCKSQGLSVRHRG, from the coding sequence ATGCCCTCTAGGAGGAGCTTCAAGGACTACTTAAGAGGAACACTTACACTCGAAGAACTGAACTGTTTAAGGTCATCCCTCGAGATTATTGGTGATATAGCCATATTGAAGCTCCCAGAGGCGCTAACAGGAAAACAGAGTGTGATCGCCGAAGCCATCATGAGCTGGAACCGCCATATCAAAGTCGTCCTGAAGCAGACAAGTCCTGTACGTGGGGAATTCCGCCTACGAGGCCTCAGCTGGGTGGCAGGTGAGCGACGTACTGAAACTGTTCACCGTGAGCATGGCTGTCAGTTTATGATAGATTTAACTAAGGCTTACTTCTCCCCGAGGCTCCAGTTTGAGAGAAAACGTGTGGCTGAGCTTGTCAAACCTGGAGAGACCGTCTTGAACATGTTCGCAGGCGTAGGCTGCTTCTCCATCCTAATAGCAAAATTGGCCAAGCCAGCCAAGGTTTACTCGATTGATTTAAACCCCACCGCAATAGAATATCTAAATCAAAATATTAGGCTGAATAAGGTTGAGGACGTGGTAATCCCTATTCTAGGGGATGCTAAGGAGATAGTCTCCCAACATGTAATTGGCCCCGCCGACAGGGTTCTTCTACCCCTCCCCGAGAAAGCGTATGAGTACTTAGATGTGGCCCTCTCAGCTCTTAGTGGTGGAAGGGGCACCCTCCACTACTACGACTTCGTGAAGACATGTGACTCTCACAGCTACCCAAAGCCTCTAATCGAAGCTGTTATCTCTAAGCTACGTGGATTGGGAGGCACACCCTTGCTTGAAGGATGGAGAACAGTTAGATCTGTGGGGCCAGGCTGGTATCAGGTCGCCCTTGACATAAAATGCTGCAAAAGTCAGGGATTATCTGTACGGCATAGAGGCTAG
- a CDS encoding CTP synthase — translation MTKYIFVTGGVLSSVGKGVTVASIGKMLQVRGFHVTGIKIDPYVNVDAGTMNPLMHGEVFVTEDGGETDLDLGWYERFLDLNMRKDHYITTGQVYGAVIEKERRGDYLGRCVQIVPHVTDEIKRRIRSTAERTKADIVLTEIGGTTGDIEGLPFLEAIRQLRLEEGFINTLFVHVALVPVLETTGEQKTKPLQHSVNELRRIGIQPDLIVSRCITMIEPEARRKIALFSSVEERGVFCSPTLSNIYELPIIFDRQGMGDYIQERLALPKRTFSWEEWDEILRGFRETRGRVTVALCGKYANLADAYVSINEALKHAAASCMVKLELNWIETELFEDDPEKLKLLSNYDGVVVPPGFGVRGTEGKIAAIRYVRENNIPFLGICFGFQLAVVEFSRNVCKLPEANSTENNPKTPSPVIDLLPEQRELKEKGGTMRLGAHEVYIKPGTKAHQLYGEDRVLERHRHRFEVNPKYWRILESGGLVFSGSSDGGRRVEIFEHPKNLFHMGTQFHPEFKSRPGRPSPIYLGLIKACLEAQRRGKAP, via the coding sequence TTGACGAAGTATATCTTTGTGACAGGCGGAGTTCTATCTAGTGTGGGGAAGGGTGTTACCGTAGCCTCGATAGGGAAGATGTTGCAGGTAAGAGGTTTCCATGTGACTGGTATCAAGATAGACCCCTACGTAAATGTTGATGCTGGAACGATGAACCCCCTGATGCACGGGGAGGTTTTCGTCACGGAGGACGGCGGCGAGACTGACCTAGACCTCGGCTGGTATGAACGGTTTCTAGACCTCAATATGCGGAAGGACCATTATATCACAACAGGGCAGGTCTACGGCGCTGTGATCGAGAAGGAGAGGCGTGGCGACTATCTTGGACGATGCGTGCAGATCGTCCCTCATGTCACAGACGAGATTAAACGGAGGATTCGCTCTACGGCTGAAAGAACGAAAGCGGATATTGTGTTGACGGAGATTGGTGGAACTACTGGCGACATAGAAGGGTTACCCTTCCTAGAGGCAATTCGCCAACTCAGGTTAGAGGAAGGCTTCATCAACACTTTATTTGTTCACGTTGCGCTAGTTCCAGTCCTTGAGACTACTGGAGAGCAGAAGACTAAGCCGCTACAACATAGTGTTAACGAGTTGAGGAGGATAGGGATTCAGCCTGATTTGATAGTTTCAAGGTGTATAACGATGATAGAGCCTGAGGCTCGGAGAAAGATAGCCCTATTCTCCAGCGTGGAGGAGAGAGGAGTCTTCTGCTCGCCCACGCTGAGCAACATCTACGAACTTCCAATAATCTTCGATAGGCAGGGTATGGGGGACTATATCCAAGAGCGGTTGGCTCTCCCGAAGAGAACTTTCAGTTGGGAGGAATGGGACGAAATTTTGAGAGGATTCAGGGAGACCCGAGGAAGGGTCACAGTAGCTCTCTGCGGGAAATATGCTAACCTCGCCGATGCCTATGTCAGCATCAATGAGGCGTTGAAACATGCTGCTGCAAGTTGTATGGTAAAGTTAGAGCTTAACTGGATTGAGACAGAGCTCTTCGAAGATGATCCTGAGAAGTTAAAGTTGCTCAGTAATTACGATGGTGTAGTTGTCCCGCCTGGTTTTGGCGTTAGAGGGACTGAAGGTAAGATTGCGGCAATTAGATATGTGAGGGAGAACAATATTCCTTTCCTCGGCATCTGCTTCGGTTTTCAGCTCGCTGTGGTGGAGTTCTCCAGAAACGTCTGTAAACTCCCTGAGGCTAACAGCACCGAGAACAACCCTAAAACGCCTAGCCCTGTCATAGATCTATTGCCTGAGCAGAGGGAGTTGAAGGAGAAGGGTGGCACTATGAGGCTCGGAGCCCACGAGGTTTACATCAAGCCAGGGACCAAAGCCCACCAGCTCTATGGAGAGGATAGGGTACTTGAGAGGCATAGGCATAGGTTCGAAGTCAATCCAAAATATTGGAGAATACTGGAGAGTGGAGGCTTGGTCTTCTCTGGGAGTAGCGACGGCGGCAGAAGGGTCGAGATCTTCGAACACCCTAAGAACCTCTTCCACATGGGGACGCAATTCCACCCCGAGTTCAAGAGCCGCCCAGGCAGACCAAGCCCTATATACCTGGGACTGATCAAAGCATGCCTAGAGGCCCAGCGTAGGGGTAAAGCCCCTTGA
- the ade gene encoding adenine deaminase has translation MFALTGKVVNLFDGKIRMETLYVEGEKIQAVGDFDLQVDRNLDYSDYYLLPGFMDAHIHIESSMLTPASFAELALPHGTTCLVFEPHEVANVCGVKGIEYMLKNKTPLRLFFTAPSCVPATCMETSGCELGAEEVRNLLKHPQCVGLAEVMSFPEVIRGNPMLLEKIRFAKEQGKIRDGHAPQLRGLNLCKYIAAGIQSDHECSSLYEAAEKLKLGMHIMIREGSAAKNLEALIKLAYDGWRDRCMLVSDDLHVGDLIEDGHLDRILRKAVTLGLDPIQAVRMVTLNPARYFGLEGLGALAPGCYADVVIVKDLKRFEVEAVFVGGVLVAENGKLTGRTEPTPTPPEVLSTVRIGNLSVEDLKLKSESRAKVRVIRLIPNEIVTGSDVALLEARDGFLVPDTEHDVLPLVVVERHRMSGNLGRGFVSGFGLKSGALASTVAHDSHNCICIGASYEDMLVAVNELKKIGGGLVAVRDGAVLAEVELPIAGLMSDKSPHHIKEGLSRLHAVAKELGCPLQSPFMALSFLSLPVIPELKLTDKGLVDVNNFRMVDLFL, from the coding sequence ATGTTTGCATTAACCGGCAAGGTTGTAAACCTCTTCGACGGAAAAATCAGGATGGAGACCCTCTACGTTGAAGGCGAAAAAATTCAAGCCGTAGGGGACTTCGACCTCCAGGTTGACCGAAACTTGGATTACTCGGACTATTATCTCCTGCCGGGCTTTATGGATGCACACATCCATATTGAGAGTTCTATGCTTACACCAGCCAGCTTCGCCGAGCTAGCTCTCCCACATGGAACCACCTGCTTGGTATTCGAGCCCCATGAGGTAGCAAACGTTTGCGGCGTTAAGGGTATAGAGTACATGCTAAAAAATAAGACGCCACTGCGCCTCTTCTTCACGGCGCCTTCATGTGTACCAGCCACTTGCATGGAAACCTCTGGGTGCGAGCTTGGCGCCGAGGAAGTTAGAAACCTGCTGAAGCATCCACAATGTGTTGGTTTGGCTGAGGTAATGAGTTTCCCTGAGGTTATTCGAGGCAACCCGATGTTGCTTGAGAAGATTAGATTTGCTAAGGAACAGGGCAAGATTAGAGACGGTCATGCCCCCCAATTGAGGGGGCTTAATCTCTGTAAGTATATTGCAGCTGGAATCCAGTCTGACCATGAATGTTCAAGTCTCTATGAGGCTGCTGAGAAACTGAAACTTGGAATGCACATCATGATCAGGGAGGGATCCGCCGCCAAGAATCTTGAGGCTCTCATAAAGCTCGCATATGATGGGTGGAGGGATAGGTGTATGCTCGTCTCCGACGATCTCCATGTGGGTGATCTCATTGAAGACGGGCACCTTGATAGGATACTAAGAAAGGCTGTAACATTAGGCTTAGATCCCATCCAAGCCGTGAGGATGGTCACGCTAAACCCTGCGAGATATTTCGGCTTGGAGGGTTTGGGCGCCCTAGCTCCAGGCTGTTACGCGGACGTAGTTATTGTGAAGGATTTGAAGAGGTTTGAGGTTGAAGCTGTATTTGTAGGGGGTGTGCTCGTGGCAGAGAATGGTAAGCTTACAGGTCGGACTGAACCCACCCCCACCCCTCCTGAAGTCCTTTCAACTGTCAGGATAGGCAATCTCTCAGTAGAAGACTTGAAGCTCAAGAGTGAAAGCCGAGCTAAGGTTAGGGTAATAAGGCTCATCCCCAACGAGATCGTCACAGGAAGCGATGTCGCTCTACTCGAGGCTAGGGATGGCTTTCTCGTTCCTGACACTGAGCATGATGTCCTGCCGCTGGTTGTGGTTGAGAGGCATAGAATGTCTGGGAATCTGGGGAGAGGCTTCGTATCAGGCTTCGGCTTAAAGTCTGGGGCACTGGCTTCAACAGTCGCCCATGACTCTCACAACTGCATATGCATTGGTGCCTCATATGAGGACATGCTGGTAGCTGTGAATGAATTGAAAAAGATCGGTGGAGGTTTGGTAGCCGTTAGAGACGGGGCAGTTCTCGCTGAGGTTGAACTCCCAATAGCTGGCTTAATGAGCGATAAGTCCCCTCACCATATTAAGGAGGGGCTGTCGAGGCTCCACGCTGTAGCCAAAGAACTGGGCTGCCCGCTTCAATCCCCATTTATGGCTTTATCGTTCCTCTCATTACCTGTGATTCCTGAACTCAAACTCACAGACAAAGGACTTGTGGATGTGAACAATTTCAGGATGGTTGATTTATTCCTTTGA
- a CDS encoding phosphoribosyltransferase, which produces MKLLRMTAAQTRRLCFIIAEKMRNDGFYPELIVSPLRGGAIIGRFLSDILGQPKMATIACEFYTGINETADKPRITQRLSIPVEGKVVLLADDVSDRGDTLQACYRHIKRRKPELLKTAVLFVKPWSKFIPDYYATKTDKWIVFLGEEYETIRKLHEKNDTETLREYFTEKEIREALKFRK; this is translated from the coding sequence TTGAAACTTTTGAGGATGACCGCGGCTCAGACTCGAAGGTTATGTTTCATCATAGCTGAAAAGATGCGAAACGACGGTTTCTACCCAGAGCTGATAGTCTCCCCTCTGAGAGGCGGTGCTATTATAGGCAGATTTCTCTCGGACATCTTAGGCCAGCCAAAAATGGCAACCATAGCCTGCGAGTTCTATACTGGCATAAATGAAACCGCTGATAAGCCTAGGATAACTCAGAGGCTTTCCATACCCGTTGAGGGTAAAGTTGTGCTACTTGCTGATGATGTCTCGGATCGGGGTGACACCCTCCAAGCCTGCTATCGGCACATAAAAAGGAGAAAGCCAGAGTTACTGAAGACTGCAGTTTTATTTGTTAAGCCTTGGAGCAAGTTCATCCCAGACTATTACGCAACTAAGACTGATAAATGGATCGTATTCCTCGGCGAGGAATATGAGACTATAAGAAAGCTCCACGAGAAGAATGATACTGAAACTCTGAGGGAGTACTTCACCGAGAAAGAAATTAGAGAGGCTCTAAAGTTTCGCAAGTAA
- a CDS encoding S-methyl-5'-thioadenosine phosphorylase, with protein MAEAEIGVFGGSGLYDLLSAVEEVKVDTPYGPPSDIISVGEIEGRRVAFLPRHGRRHQHPPHTIPYRANLWAMKSLGVRRIIAPCSTGSLQPHIKPGDIVVCDQFVDRTRGRKDTFYDGPVATHISTSEPYCPELRSIVINCAEALALKVHPRGVVVVIQGPRFSTKAESLWFKSQGWDVINMTQYPEVVLARELEMCYVNISLVTDYDVWREEPVSAEVVSKVFSENIEKVRKLIYKIIPEIPTVRRCPCSTALKSSRL; from the coding sequence GTGGCTGAAGCCGAGATAGGAGTCTTCGGCGGTTCAGGCCTCTACGATCTCCTCAGCGCGGTTGAGGAAGTTAAGGTAGACACACCCTATGGCCCACCTTCAGATATAATCTCTGTGGGGGAGATAGAAGGCAGAAGGGTTGCGTTCCTACCCAGACACGGACGACGCCACCAGCACCCACCTCACACTATCCCCTACAGAGCTAATCTCTGGGCTATGAAAAGCTTGGGTGTGAGGAGGATAATTGCACCATGTTCGACCGGAAGCCTCCAGCCTCACATAAAACCAGGCGACATAGTCGTATGTGACCAATTTGTAGACAGAACCCGTGGCAGGAAGGATACATTCTATGACGGCCCGGTGGCAACTCACATATCAACGTCGGAACCTTACTGCCCAGAGTTAAGGAGCATCGTCATCAATTGTGCAGAGGCATTAGCGCTGAAAGTACACCCGAGGGGCGTGGTCGTTGTGATTCAGGGGCCTAGATTCAGCACCAAGGCTGAGAGCCTCTGGTTCAAGAGCCAAGGGTGGGATGTTATCAATATGACACAGTACCCGGAGGTAGTGCTGGCAAGAGAGTTGGAGATGTGCTATGTCAACATCTCGCTGGTTACAGATTATGATGTTTGGAGGGAGGAGCCCGTAAGCGCCGAGGTAGTTAGCAAAGTTTTCTCTGAGAATATAGAGAAGGTCAGAAAGCTAATCTACAAGATAATCCCAGAGATCCCAACGGTGAGAAGATGCCCTTGCTCAACAGCTCTTAAATCTAGTAGACTCTAA
- a CDS encoding TIGR00289 family protein, with product MGLFSGGKDSTFALYEAQRLGHEISGLLTVIPQCWDSWMFHYPCIELTKLQAEAMGLPSIHVSTEGVKELELEDLKRALEELRCRLSFEAVVSGAIASEYQRSRIDRVCRELDLKSLNPLWHRDPEILLREMLENGFEIIFTAVAAQGLTADWLGRRLDSEAIEDLKRLNRIYGVHISFEGGEGETLVLDCPLFRRRLHIGGIDKVWRIDSGYLTVKEATLHPKGHYNGSNCL from the coding sequence ATAGGTCTATTCTCCGGCGGCAAGGACTCAACTTTTGCACTTTACGAAGCTCAAAGGTTAGGTCACGAAATCTCAGGGCTTCTAACCGTGATACCCCAGTGTTGGGACAGCTGGATGTTCCACTACCCTTGCATAGAGTTAACTAAACTCCAAGCGGAGGCTATGGGATTACCTAGCATCCACGTGTCGACTGAGGGAGTTAAGGAGCTGGAACTCGAAGATCTTAAAAGAGCGTTAGAGGAACTGAGATGCAGGCTAAGTTTTGAGGCTGTGGTTTCAGGTGCCATCGCGAGCGAGTATCAACGAAGCCGAATTGACCGCGTCTGCAGGGAGCTAGACCTGAAGAGTCTGAACCCCCTATGGCATAGAGATCCTGAAATCCTCCTTAGGGAGATGTTGGAGAATGGATTCGAAATAATATTCACAGCCGTCGCAGCTCAAGGCCTCACTGCTGACTGGCTTGGCAGGAGGCTGGATAGTGAAGCTATAGAGGACCTGAAACGTTTGAATAGAATCTATGGAGTTCACATCTCCTTCGAGGGAGGAGAAGGAGAAACCCTCGTTCTCGACTGCCCCCTCTTTCGTAGAAGGCTACACATCGGGGGGATCGATAAGGTTTGGCGTATCGACTCAGGCTATCTAACCGTGAAAGAGGCTACCCTACACCCAAAGGGGCATTATAACGGCAGCAACTGCTTATAA
- a CDS encoding ferritin-like domain-containing protein yields MTREELIQMLNHALELEHAARVQYLAHAEQVSGINAEPLIERLKEIAEDEKKHEDMFRELIGSYLGGVPSMGMAETHQAKTVDEILEVNLKDEKHAVDVYMGILEKIKEMKDEVKYEFFQLEHKIRHVLIDEQEHIAELKLLIKT; encoded by the coding sequence ATGACGAGAGAAGAACTCATACAAATGCTCAACCATGCTCTAGAGTTAGAACATGCAGCGCGAGTACAGTATCTTGCTCATGCTGAACAAGTTAGCGGAATAAATGCAGAGCCTTTAATTGAGAGGTTAAAAGAGATAGCTGAAGATGAGAAGAAACATGAAGATATGTTTAGAGAGCTAATTGGAAGCTACCTAGGTGGAGTACCTTCTATGGGCATGGCAGAGACACACCAAGCAAAAACGGTAGACGAGATTTTGGAAGTAAATCTGAAAGATGAGAAACATGCGGTGGATGTTTACATGGGGATCTTAGAAAAGATAAAAGAGATGAAGGACGAGGTAAAGTATGAATTCTTCCAGTTGGAGCATAAGATTAGGCATGTGTTAATAGATGAACAAGAACACATAGCGGAGTTGAAACTTCTAATAAAAACCTAA